The Leptospira paudalimensis region ATTCCCTTTGCAGATCTTTTCAAGGTAACATAAGTTTTTAGAAACAAAAATTTCTTCTTTGTTTTCGTTTTCTTTGAAGTTTAATACATGTAAGGTGAAATATTTGCCATTAATAATGAATTTGGAATTTATGAAAAATGGTTCTACCTGACTAAATAAATTTGTTTTTTCTAATTCATTTAGTAGGTGAATTGAAACTCCTGGTTCACCAGAATTTAATTTTTTTTCATTGACTAGTGAAAAATCGGATTGGTTCTCTTCCTCGATCCATTTTTTTAGTGAGCTCTCATAACTTAATGTCAAACTAGATAACGTAAATACTAAAGATGTTGCTAACATGATTGTCGAAATAGTTAAACCATTTTTCCAAGATTCCATTTCAATTTCTTTCATCGCTAGAAGGAAACTAGCTGATAAATTGAGTTTCTCTGAAAATTTTGTTACCTCTTTCACTATCAAGGGAATCGATACGTAATTTATCAAAATGAAACCTAGTATTACAAATGATACACCTGTTAGGCCTGGTAGAATTTGCTTTTGGATCTTTATGCACCCAATAGCGGTTCCTAAAAATATGAGGAAAAATGAGAAAAACCATTTTAATTGTAGGTTGAATTTCGTGTGCGTTTGTGATTCATCCCTGTCTTTCAGTAATTCGATTGGTAAAATGTGGTATGCCTTTAATGCGTTGAATAACGCGCTTACTGTTGAGCCAACAATGGATAACAATATTCCATACATTAAAATCACATTTGGGAATTCTCTGTATGATTCTAATTGCGAGGAATCAGTAAGTGTGGTTGATGTTTGAAAAAAATTAAAATTTGCTAATGTAATACCGAAAAAAGTTCCAATGATTCCTCCAATCAATCCCAAGAGTAAAGCGAGAGTCATAAATAGAAAAAAGTTGTTTAAACGAGATCCTCCAATCGAAAGTAAAATACCGAACTCTTTTTTTCGAGATAAAAAGATCCCTGTATAAATATTGGAAACCATAAAAAAAGAAATAAGGACAGAAACTAGAGAGATGATTGTTAAATTTATTTTCAATGAACCGAGAGCAACGCCAGCTCTGTCTTTGATTTCATTGATTGATTCAAATTTCCAATTTTGATTTTTGAGTAAATGAGAGAAGTCTAAATTCCAGGATTCAATTTTTGCTTCGTTTTGTATTAATATGTTGATTGTAGTATATGTATTTTTTAATTCACAAATAGTCTGTAATCGTTCAATATCTGTAACAATGAATAATCCATCACTGTCTATTGGAATCATATCATTAAGATTGATCGTTAGCAATTGATTACATAAATGAATGGAAACTTTCGGGGTTTTAGAATTGATTTTTTGTAGTAATGAATTACTGATAAAATATTTTGGAAAATTTTCTCTATTAACTTGGTTTTTAAAGTTGATATTGAATGAAATTAGGTCTCGGCCAATGATAGGAAGGCTTAATGATTGATTGTCTGTAAGACTAGTGTATCCCTTTATGAATAACTCTGGTTCTATACGGAATGCTTCTGGCAAATTTGAATCTAAGGAAAATAATGTTTTTGAATCAACTTCACCTTGCGTTGCATTGGGTACATATCGCCCTATCAAATTTTGAGAATTGAAACCAATCGTTTGGTCTACTAAACTTTTTTCAGCTTTCCAGCCGTTAATTTGAGTACTGACAAATAATGCGATTCCAAGTGTTATGCTAACTAAATTAAAAAACACCTTGCTTGGATTATTTTTTAAATATCCAAAAATGAAATTCAAATATAAATGAATCATTTTTTTATTAAAGATCCATCTAACATGTGATAGTTAGAATTTCCTGATTTTCCTATTTCTTCATTGTGAGTTACGATAAAAACTGTTATGCCTAAATCAGAGACACATTTTTGGAATAATTCTATTACTTGTTCGGAGGATTTTGAATCTAGATTTCCAGTGGGCTCATCACCAAAAATGATCTTTGGTTCATGAACTATCGATCTGGCAATCGATACTCTTTGTTTTTCACCTCCTGACATTTCTTTTGGTGTAAAATTCCACCGATGGTTTAATCCAACGATATCCAGAATTTCTTTGGATTTTTGCTCAGCGTATTTTTTGCTCTTTCCCGAAAGGAGGAGGGGGATTGATACATTTTCCACTGCAGTGAGATAGGGAAATAAATGAAAGAACTGGAAAACGATTCCAATTTGGTCCCTCCTGTATTCTGTTAGCTTACCTTCCGATACACCTACCATTTCCTGGCCAAAAATTTGAACACTTCCTTCATCAGCAGTTTCAATAGCTGAAAGGATATTTAATAAGGTAGATTTTCCACTCCCCGATGGTCCCATGAGTGTAACAAATTGTTTCGCAGGAATTTGTAGGTGGATGTTCTGTAACACAGAAATTGTGAGTGAACCTTGCTTGTAGCTTTTTTTCAGATTTTTTACATCAACTGCATAATTCATCTATGATTTGCCAATTTCATCGTTTAGTTTTGTTATTCTAGAACCGCATCCCTAATATAAGACAGATGAAAACCCCATTTGGATCGGAAACCGCGAGTACCTATTTGGTTTTAGATCCTTTTTTGGGTTTTCAAAGCTAAGGGACTCCATTTTGTTATGATTCTAAAATCGTGCCAGGGAATTCTAAGTTTTTTTTCGGTCAGTGAAAAATTCCAAAAATTCGTTTGTGAATATGGAACTGATATGACTTCTATTGGCTAAGAGGTATTTTTAATCAATTTTTGGCGATCTAATGTATTTTTACTCCAAGAGAATTTGGAAAACGATACTTTCACTCGTCCCAATTTAGTTTAGAAGAACTCCTAAAAAATCAAATGATTCTCTATCCAGGATTTAAATTTTGGTCAATTTATGTTAGAAGATAAACGTATATCAATTTTGAGATCTTTCGTTGTTGGGATTGCCGCATTATCACCACTTCTCATATTGATCCTAAGTAACGAAGATATTCTATCTGTCGACTTCCCTATATTAGTTGGTCTGTTTATCCAAGCCTACATTGGTTTTTCATCGTTCATGCTTGTTCAATCATATGAACCCAAGGAAAAAAATAAAGTAACCGTTGGTTATGCAGTTTTTTGGTCTGCCTTGGGTATTTGTTATATATCTGGTAAATCATTAATGATGCCGATAGCTCTTGAAATTACATCATTTTCGACCATCCTCATTTATTCTGGAACTGAATATGGGAAAAAACAAATCGAGAGTTTAGGATCTTTACTTTTGGCTTCAGGTATTTCTGCTTTATTTTTATCTGCTTGGGTGATGTTGCCTGATGGTGATAATATTGGCATTATATTATTGTTAATCGGACTTTTAATTAAATCTGGATTTTCCGGTTTTCATATTTGGCTACCTAAGGTGAACGAAGGAGGGCCATCTCATGCTCTCGGATCTTTTGCAGGCGTCTTAGAAATATTTCCTTTATTGTTATTTTATCGTTATGTCCTACCAAATCAGTTGGATCCAATCATCTACCAAGTGTTATTTCCTTTAGCTGCCTTGGGTATTTTTTTTGGTGGAATTACAAGTTTCTTTCACAAAGATCCTAAAATATCCTTGGCATATAGTTCGATCGAATCACTTAATTTTTTATGGTTATGTTTAATTATAACTGGGATGTTCCAGTTTTCTGGTGATGTCGATTTAATGAATTTAAGCAATTCATTCAGGATTTTGTTTTTTCTTAGCTTATTTCATCATTCTTTTTCAAAAACATTTCAACTTTTTTCAATAGGAATGGTTTCAAGACTTATCAGTTCAAATAACAGTGATGAATTGAAAGGTATTGGTAGATTACTTGGCATATCTCCTCTACTATTAGGAGCAGGAACTTTTAGTTATGCTGTTTTACCTGGGACCTTAGGTTTTGTTTCGGAAGCTACATACTTTTATTTAAATGCTAGAATACTAGATCTACCGATTGGTCGTTCTGTGTTTTTATTACCTTCAATGATATTCATTTTTTTTGGTATCGTTTTGGGTGGATTTACACATATTAAATTGTATATAACAATGTTTCTGTCTATTCCTCGAAACAATATGAACTTACTTCCGTTTGGAGATATGCAAAAACGTTGGTTATACATATCTCTTTTGAGTCTTGCCTTAATGATTTATCTATTTCCATTGGCATTACCATTTTTTATAGAGTTACCTATGTTAAAACCATTTGCCGATCAGCAATTGATCGATTGGTTTTGGAATATTTCTTTTGTATCAATGGTTACTATTTTTATCATAATCGTTTTTTATCTTTATGATCGTTGGAATCAGGTAAATATCGCGGACTTAAAACGAAAAACATGGGATTGTGGTGGTGGTTATTCGGGACACGAATTATCTGTTCCATCGACTGTTTTTTCAAAGCCATTAAAAAATTCTTTGGGAAGGTATTTTGTGAATAAGATGGGAGATTCAATCGTTGATAATTTGATCATCAATTCTCTAACATTTATATTTAATTTTGGTACAAAATTTGTTTCTTCAACAAATGAGCCTAAAGAGGAAGATATAAGTAAATATTTAGCGATTTCTTCTATGTTTTTGATTTTTATTTTTTCATTACTGATTTTCGGCGATTTTAAAGGATAACATCGTGGAGAGTTACATTCATTTTGTTTACTTAGTCATTTTATTTGTATGCCTTCCATTTTTGTTAACAGGTATTTTTCGCAAAGTAAGAGCCTATGCGCAAGGTAGGCGTGGACCAAGACTCATCCAATTTTATTTGGAGATTTGTAAATCCTTTCTGAAAGTTCCTGTTGTAAACAACTACTTTTCTTCGATCTCCAAATTGGCTCCGAGAATCGTCATATATTCATCTTTAATGATATGGAGTATTGTTCTCTTTGAATGGGCACCATTTATTCTGATCCCATTTTTTTTAGCACTTTATCGATTCGCTTATATTGGTTTTGCAATGGAAGGTGCAACTTCCTTCGGTGGTATGGCTTCGGGAAGAGAGATTTTATTGTCTGTTATGGTAGAGCCAACTTTTATACTCATGATACTCGCTGCGCAATCCCATATCGAAATTTCGGAAACACCTCAAGGTATATTAATCGGATTACTATTTTTATCGTTATCCTTTATTGCTATTCTTGCGGAATTAGCAAAACCTCCATTTGATGATCCGCGTACTCACTTAGAGTTAACCATGGTTCATGAGGCAATGATTTTGGAAGCGTCTGGTCGACAATTGGCATTTTTTGAATTAGCTAGTTCTATAAAACTTTCTGCATTACTTGTTTTTTTGGTAAAGTTAGCATTAGAACATTCAAAACTATTTAAATCAAACTACTTGAATGGAATCAATCAGGAATTTTTGATTTTGCCTGCAGTAGTTTTTTTGGCGATATTGATAGGTTTTTGGGAAGCAAATAGTGTTCGAAGAAAATGGACCTGGATACCTGAATTTATGGGATTGGCTTTTATTGCGATTTTGATTTTGGGGACACTTGTTAAACTTTCATAGGATAAATCAATGATATACGATTTTGTTTATTTATTATTACTCTTGTCTGGTATTGTTGTCTTAGTTGAAAATCGATTAAGTCGGATTATTTTGTTTTTAAGTCTTCAAGGTTTTTTGTTGATCTTTCCTGTGATCCAAACTCATGAAGGTGATTGGCAACATGCCATTTCACTAATTTTGTTGGTTGTACTTTTTAAGGGACTATTAACTCCATGGATTCTAAATTGGACTGCGAATAAATCAAAAATGAATGAGAGTACTACTCCGCGATTTGGTTATTTAGCAACTCTCTTATTTATGGTATTAGGATTGGTTCTTGCCGTTAAAATTACGGATGGTGTCCCTCTATTGTCGATACCAGTTCATAAAATCGCATTAATTTATGTAATTTTATTAGTATATGTTGGTATATTGTGTTTTGTTGTTAGGCGGAATTGGTTGGCTTTAATTGCTGGTTTTTGTGTTTTTGAAAATGGGATTTTTGTTCTAACTATGGTTTTGGATAAGGGATTACCGTTTGGTTTGGAATTTGGATCCTTTTTGGATGCTATACTAGTAATAGTTTCTGGAGGAATATTGCAGCTTTCACCTCATATGCATGTAAAGGAAAGAAAGTTATGATGGAGATCGTTTTTTATGTATCCGGAATTTTTACCTTTGTAGTTATATTTTTAATTTCAATTTTTGCTCCAACGAAAGGACAAACAAGGATTTGGTTGTGGAGTTTACTCAAAATTTGTTTTTTTACCGTATTGTTTTATTCTTGGTTTACTGATAACATAGTACTAAAATGGATTTTAATTGAAGCTTCAACTTTATTTGGGGCGTTATTAATTTCTTCAAGTGGAACAGAACGATCCTTCCATGTTGGATGGAAATTTTTATTAATTAATTCCTATGCACTTGGTTTAGCCTTTTTAGGTATCGTGATACTACTTTTCGCATCCACTCCCTTACAAAACTTGGATTTTTCTTCCCTTAAACAAGGGTTAGAAGGTCAATCTGGTCTACTTATTGAAACAGGCATACTCTTAACGATTTATGGGTATAGCGGGAAGTTGGGTTTGGTGCCAAATCACTTTTGGGTTGGTGATACTTATGCAGAAAGCCCTAGCCAAATTTCTTCATTGATCGCTTCATTTGTCCCTGTTAGTGTAGTTCTTGCAATTCGACCTTTGATTAAATTGGAAAATGAATTAAATCTACATTTAATCAATGCTTCCAATGGATTATTATTCATTGGTATATTAACGATTTTATATTCAACTTTAATGTTAGTATCTCGTGATGATATTCGACGTATTTCGGCTAAAGTTGCACTTTTCCATACAGGAATGTTAACTCTATTTTTATGGTTGGATGTATCTGATGAAGTTTTTTACTTTTTACTCACTACAACTGTTTTGGTTAAACTTCTTGTCTTTTTATCTATGGGAATATTAAGAATGGATGCTGGGAAACGTAATATATCTCAGATCCTGAAGGGAACCACGTTAAGCCATAAAGCATTGTATGTTTATTTATTGGCATTGTTGATTGCATTTGTTTTTCCTCTTTCTCCGGTTTTTGTTTTGGATTTGAAAATCATAGAGATTGCAATCATGAAAAAACAATTTTACTTATTTATATTCCCGATTTTGGGATCCGTTTTCTTTTTTGTTTCATTGAATAAAGTATTACCTATGGTAAGGCTACAGAATCGAGATTTTAATTTTGAAGTATTAGGAACAGTACGATTGCGATTTTATTTTTTTTGGATTAGTTTGCTATTCACCATCTCTGTTGGTGCTTTTGGCATGTATTATTTGATGGCGAATTATATATGATGAAAATTACAGGCATTACTCATTTTAACGGTTCGTATTTTCAATTCATTCAAGAGAATCAAAGTATAGTTATGGAAGAGGAAAAATCCAAAAAAAGTACAATTGATTTTTTATTGGATGATCAATATCCGATTTGGTTGGTGAGGCATTCTTTTGGACAAGACATGGGACATGAAGACTATTCTGATTTAAAGGAAGAGGATTATTTGTCCGACCAGAGAGGGAAAATTTTATCTTTACACCAAAAATCGGGTGTGATACGCGATTTAGCTTACCACGGTTTGTCTGTACCTTTCTCAATTGATCATTATTCACATGCTGTTGGTCCCATTCACGCAGGTATCATCGAACCAGGTCATTTTCGATTTGTTGTAGAGGGTGAAGTGATTCGTCATCTAACAATTCGCCTTGGTTATCAAAAACGAAGTATACGAGATTTTTTAGTTGGTAAATCTATGGAACAGGTTTTGCCATATTCAGAAATGATATCTGGTGATACAAGTGTTGGTTATGCATTAGCATTTTCAAAAATATATGAAGATATTCATAATATTGTAGTAACAAAAGACATTCGTTTATTCCGATCTTTGCTCGTTGAGTTGGAAAGAATTGCCGTTCACATTGGGGATTTAGGTGGAATATCGGAAGATATCGGCTATTACCCGTTATATGGTGTTTGTGTTACTGATAGGGGGGCTGCACTTGGACTTATGGAAACTTGGACAGGGCACCGGTTTGGGAAATCAGTAGTTCGTCCTGGTAAACTCTTACTCAATCATCGAATTAACGCCAAACAGGCTAAAGAAGCTTTTTACCAATTAAAAAAAGTTTATCAATCTAGAATTCGTCCTCAGATTCTAAGAGCTCTCTCCATTTCTACTCTCAAGGAGAGGATGCAAGGTTGTGGGTTTATTTCGGAATCCGATGTTCAAAAAAACGGGTTTGTTGGAATGGTTTCTCGAATGGCAGGAGTAGTGGAAGACCTACGGATCAATCATCCCGATTACCCCGATTGGAAACCACTTCCTATAAAGGAAGAACACCATCATTATAATGGTGATGTTTGGGCTCGGATGTACCTTCGATATGCTGAGATTGAACAGTCGTTACGTTGGATGGAGGAAAAAGTAGAGGAACTAGATTGGGATTTGATTTGGAAATCAAAAGAGAATAAAATACCGAAGGAACTAAAAGAAAAAAAATTACAATCTGGAATTTATTATTCTTCAGTGGAAGCATGGAGAGGACCTTTGTTAGTTGCCCTAAACATCGATGAAAATGGTTTTGTAATTAATTCTTATATTCGCGATCCTTCAGTTTTAAACTGGCATGCACTTGAGTTAGCAGTTCGAGGAGAACAAGTAAGCGATTTCCCATTAAATAATAAATCATTTAATCTTAGTTATGTTGGATTTGACTTATGAGTTTTTTATTTGAATTAAAGAATTTTTTCACTAAAAAAAATGTTCTCAATTTCGAGAAAACTTCCTATGTACACCCGAATCAAAGAGGCATACCAATTCCCACGAAGGAAATGGTAAACGGATGTGGAAGCTGTAAGGAATGTGAAACCCTTTGTCCAACAAATGTGATCCAAAGGAATGGCGGAGACCTACTGACAATGGATTATGGAAAATGCCTGCAATGTGGGCTTTGCGTAGAAATTTGCCCGGAAGGAAAACTTCGTAATTCGGGATTTATATACACTTTCGTTTTACACCGAGAGGAATTTTATACAACCTACAAAAATGGAAAATTGGAGTTATCCAACCAAGCAAAATTTACACTCACTGAAAACCAAAAACGATTCCGCGCCTTAACACAAAACCGTGGGTTTTTGTACAGAGAAGTTGCCGCCGGTGGAAACAATACAGTCGAATCGGAACTGAATGCCTCTTACAATTCCGTGTTTGATTCCGAAAGAGAAGGGATTCGATGTGTTGCCAGTCCCAAACATGCTGACGCCATTGTATATTCCGGACCAGTCTCCGAAAATATGGCGGCTCCGTTGCAAACTGCATGGGATGTTATCAGTGAACCAAAAGCGTTGGTTGCCTGTGGGACAGAAGCAGTCAGTGGAGGTCTTTTCCCGCAAGGGAAGTTACCAAAAGAACCAGACCTTTTTATTTCAGGAGATCCCCCAAGACCAGATGTCATTTTACAAGCCTTTCGTTTGTTATTAGGAAGATTTTCCTTCCAATTCCAAGAGGCGCTTCACAAATTTTTAGAGAGTGAAAAATAAGGCGCGTGGAATTAGAAAAAGAAGAAATTGTCAGAGTGTTGGTTTTAGAACCACAGAAAAAATCATACGATACCATTTCGCAATTACTCGTGGAGTGGTTTGGTGAATACATTGATTTGACGTGGCGATCTGTTTTTGAGAATGGAGCCGAGGAAATTAAAAAAGTTCAATATGACCTTCTCATCACTGAAATTCAATTTCCTGAATTAGAGGAATCTTCAGAATCTATCTTAGAAAAAATAATGGATATGGCTGGTCCTTCCGAACTTCCAGTGGTTGTGTTTACCAAGGCCGAAGGAAAACAACTGCCAATCCTTGCGTTTCAATTAGGTATCAATGAATACTTCAGCAAACGTAGGTTAAAGAAAAATATTTTAGAACATCGATTCCGTAATTTGTTCCGGGAGATTTATCGTAAAAAAGTAGTATCCATCCAAATGGATGATAGTTTGAAACGTTTCCAAGATCTATATGGAATGAACCAATCAGAGATTCAAGATTTGAATACGATGGTTAAAAAGTTTAAAAAAGAACTTGAGAAAGAATATGAAGAAAAGTTAAACTTAGAGTTTGAAAAAAAGAAAATGCAAAACGTATTTGGGATGTACGTTGATCCTATCATTGTTGAAAGTTTAATGAATAATACATTATCATTAGATCAAAAAGGAAAGGAACAAGAAGTTTCTGTATTGTTTTCTGATATTCGTGGTTATACATCCTTATCTGAAAAAATGAAACCTGAACATGTGATTTCCTTTTTGAATGAATATTTCACTGCTATGACAGAAGTGATTTTGGGATATGGTGGGATGATCGATAAATACATAGGCGATTCCATCATGTGTTTGTTTGGAGCACCGGTTTTTCAAGAAGATCATAGACAAAACGCTCTCGATTGTGCATTAGAAATGTTGCAAGTATTTGAATTGTGGCAACCCAAATGGAATCAGATTTATGGTTTCACTCCGCAGATTGGAATCGGTGTGGCGTCAGGGAATGTGATTGTAGGAAACGTGGGTTCGTTTCAAAAACTTTCTTATACAGCAGTAGGGGATACAGTGAACATGGCAAGCCGATTGGAGTCCATGGCTAAGCCAATGCATGTTTATGTATCAGAAGGTTTATATAACCATCTACCAGAAGAGTATTCTAAAAAATACCGATATGAAGAATTAGAACCTGTAAAAATTAAAGGAAAAGAAGGTTTACACAGAATATTAAGTGTAAAACCAAATTAATGGTTTTATAGGGTGCTACAAAACTGATACAATTCGTTTGTTTTCAGTTTTTCATCCTTGGTTGTTACATACACTTTCATATCTTCAATTTCTAAACCCAAAACACTTCGGTATTCTTCAAATTTTTGAATTGTATCTGGTTCTTGTTTTCCATGGCATGTTAGTTTGGCAATCACACCTGCAAAACCAATGATTTGACCGAGGGAGGTTTGTTCTGCAATTGGTTTTGCTAAATCTTCAATGGAGGAGATGATGATCGAAGGCATTTTCCAAAGTTTGGCTGCTGCACTTCCCATTTCATATGAATCCACACCATATGCTTTTTTTTCCAACGTGATGAGACTTACATCAGATGTTTGGAATTCTGTTAACACTTCTACATATTTTTTGCGATCTATTGTATTCAAAACAATACGACCCAAATCTTGCATAAGTCCACATGTAATGGCAAGTTCGGCTTCTTTTTTGAATTTTTTTTCTTCGCAGAGGATTTGAGCAAAAATTCCTTTTGCAACGGAATGATCCCAAACTTCATCACGGAATTTTTTATAATTCCCCTGGCTAAAAAGAGAATCTGTCATCGACATCGCCACCATACTGCGAACGGTTTTAAAACCGAGACGAGTGATGACCTGTTTCATATTGGCAACAGGATTTCCGCGGGAGAAAAAAGGAGAATTGGCTAATTTTAAAAGCCTTGCGACAAGGACTTGGTCGGATTGGACTTTTTTCTCTAACTCACCAAAGGAAAGTTCATTATCATCGTCTAGGGAAAGTACGGAAAGTAAGACTGGCGGAACAATCGTCAGATCTTTAATTTGGGATAAGTATTCTTCCAGTGTTGCCATAAGTTTTGGGACCTAAAGTCAGAATTTAAAATCTTCTGACGATGGAAACCAAAATCTAAGCTTTATCTGGCAACGATTCTTGCGAATTCAATTCCTTTGAAATAGTGTTGTAAAATTTCTTTGTGGTTGAACTGACTTTTTGCCATTGCAAAACTTCCCCATTGAGACATTCCCACACCATGACCAGAACCTAATCCTTTCACATAAAAATCACCCGACTCTTCTTTTCGAATTCCAAACCGAGTAGACTTTAGTTTTGTCGCACCGATTTTTTTTCGAAATTCAGTAGCTTTGATTCTTTTGGTTCCAGATGTTCCTATAATTTCTAATTCATTCACACGAGACGTTGGAAATCGATTGGCAACAATGATATCTTGGATATCACCAACACCTAAGTCACGTAAGCTGTTATTAACATAATCAGTTTTCCATTTTTCTTCCCATGAATATTGATCTCCATCCTTATCATATTCAGATGGAACTGGTTTTAAATATTCAACAGAATTCCCCCATACATTTGCTGGATCTTCCGTGTAACCGCCAGCATTCGAATGGAAAAAACTTTGGATAGGTTGTCCTTTGTGAATGAGGATCAGGCCTTCCGTTTCAAATACAGCTTCGGATGTATTTTTATGTTCTTTGTTTTTACCTTTGTAAACTTGAGTATTCGTTGATGTGTCGACATCATACTCTTGTTTTTTTCGATTTAACATTTCTTTTACAACATACGTTCTCGCACAAATGGCTTGTGCTTTTAAAGCTTCTTTGGGCCAAGAAGCACTCACTTCAGAAGGTACAACCGATAGTAAATATAATTCTACTGGAACAATATTGATGATGAGAACTTTTCCATCAATGGGCTTTAGTAAAATACTGCCACGGTAACTCGCACCTTTGTAATCCACCCACTCTGAATTACTTTGAATGGATATAGGCGCTTTGATCGCTGTTGGATTTAAGGATAAAAAATCATATGCTTTTTTAATAGTGAGATCGTTTGCA contains the following coding sequences:
- a CDS encoding ABC transporter ATP-binding protein; this encodes MNYAVDVKNLKKSYKQGSLTISVLQNIHLQIPAKQFVTLMGPSGSGKSTLLNILSAIETADEGSVQIFGQEMVGVSEGKLTEYRRDQIGIVFQFFHLFPYLTAVENVSIPLLLSGKSKKYAEQKSKEILDIVGLNHRWNFTPKEMSGGEKQRVSIARSIVHEPKIIFGDEPTGNLDSKSSEQVIELFQKCVSDLGITVFIVTHNEEIGKSGNSNYHMLDGSLIKK
- a CDS encoding proton-conducting transporter transmembrane domain-containing protein, producing the protein MRSFVVGIAALSPLLILILSNEDILSVDFPILVGLFIQAYIGFSSFMLVQSYEPKEKNKVTVGYAVFWSALGICYISGKSLMMPIALEITSFSTILIYSGTEYGKKQIESLGSLLLASGISALFLSAWVMLPDGDNIGIILLLIGLLIKSGFSGFHIWLPKVNEGGPSHALGSFAGVLEIFPLLLFYRYVLPNQLDPIIYQVLFPLAALGIFFGGITSFFHKDPKISLAYSSIESLNFLWLCLIITGMFQFSGDVDLMNLSNSFRILFFLSLFHHSFSKTFQLFSIGMVSRLISSNNSDELKGIGRLLGISPLLLGAGTFSYAVLPGTLGFVSEATYFYLNARILDLPIGRSVFLLPSMIFIFFGIVLGGFTHIKLYITMFLSIPRNNMNLLPFGDMQKRWLYISLLSLALMIYLFPLALPFFIELPMLKPFADQQLIDWFWNISFVSMVTIFIIIVFYLYDRWNQVNIADLKRKTWDCGGGYSGHELSVPSTVFSKPLKNSLGRYFVNKMGDSIVDNLIINSLTFIFNFGTKFVSSTNEPKEEDISKYLAISSMFLIFIFSLLIFGDFKG
- a CDS encoding formate hydrogenase, producing the protein MIYDFVYLLLLLSGIVVLVENRLSRIILFLSLQGFLLIFPVIQTHEGDWQHAISLILLVVLFKGLLTPWILNWTANKSKMNESTTPRFGYLATLLFMVLGLVLAVKITDGVPLLSIPVHKIALIYVILLVYVGILCFVVRRNWLALIAGFCVFENGIFVLTMVLDKGLPFGLEFGSFLDAILVIVSGGILQLSPHMHVKERKL
- a CDS encoding hydrogenase large subunit is translated as MMKITGITHFNGSYFQFIQENQSIVMEEEKSKKSTIDFLLDDQYPIWLVRHSFGQDMGHEDYSDLKEEDYLSDQRGKILSLHQKSGVIRDLAYHGLSVPFSIDHYSHAVGPIHAGIIEPGHFRFVVEGEVIRHLTIRLGYQKRSIRDFLVGKSMEQVLPYSEMISGDTSVGYALAFSKIYEDIHNIVVTKDIRLFRSLLVELERIAVHIGDLGGISEDIGYYPLYGVCVTDRGAALGLMETWTGHRFGKSVVRPGKLLLNHRINAKQAKEAFYQLKKVYQSRIRPQILRALSISTLKERMQGCGFISESDVQKNGFVGMVSRMAGVVEDLRINHPDYPDWKPLPIKEEHHHYNGDVWARMYLRYAEIEQSLRWMEEKVEELDWDLIWKSKENKIPKELKEKKLQSGIYYSSVEAWRGPLLVALNIDENGFVINSYIRDPSVLNWHALELAVRGEQVSDFPLNNKSFNLSYVGFDL
- a CDS encoding proton-conducting transporter transmembrane domain-containing protein; protein product: MMEIVFYVSGIFTFVVIFLISIFAPTKGQTRIWLWSLLKICFFTVLFYSWFTDNIVLKWILIEASTLFGALLISSSGTERSFHVGWKFLLINSYALGLAFLGIVILLFASTPLQNLDFSSLKQGLEGQSGLLIETGILLTIYGYSGKLGLVPNHFWVGDTYAESPSQISSLIASFVPVSVVLAIRPLIKLENELNLHLINASNGLLFIGILTILYSTLMLVSRDDIRRISAKVALFHTGMLTLFLWLDVSDEVFYFLLTTTVLVKLLVFLSMGILRMDAGKRNISQILKGTTLSHKALYVYLLALLIAFVFPLSPVFVLDLKIIEIAIMKKQFYLFIFPILGSVFFFVSLNKVLPMVRLQNRDFNFEVLGTVRLRFYFFWISLLFTISVGAFGMYYLMANYI
- a CDS encoding ABC transporter permease, which produces MNFIFGYLKNNPSKVFFNLVSITLGIALFVSTQINGWKAEKSLVDQTIGFNSQNLIGRYVPNATQGEVDSKTLFSLDSNLPEAFRIEPELFIKGYTSLTDNQSLSLPIIGRDLISFNINFKNQVNRENFPKYFISNSLLQKINSKTPKVSIHLCNQLLTINLNDMIPIDSDGLFIVTDIERLQTICELKNTYTTINILIQNEAKIESWNLDFSHLLKNQNWKFESINEIKDRAGVALGSLKINLTIISLVSVLISFFMVSNIYTGIFLSRKKEFGILLSIGGSRLNNFFLFMTLALLLGLIGGIIGTFFGITLANFNFFQTSTTLTDSSQLESYREFPNVILMYGILLSIVGSTVSALFNALKAYHILPIELLKDRDESQTHTKFNLQLKWFFSFFLIFLGTAIGCIKIQKQILPGLTGVSFVILGFILINYVSIPLIVKEVTKFSEKLNLSASFLLAMKEIEMESWKNGLTISTIMLATSLVFTLSSLTLSYESSLKKWIEEENQSDFSLVNEKKLNSGEPGVSIHLLNELEKTNLFSQVEPFFINSKFIINGKYFTLHVLNFKENENKEEIFVSKNLCYLEKICKGNLIKISTPNKGMINLKVQDEKENFFSERGTIIMDYSLYKSLFPIQELNSIRLSFSDLSKKNEALQTIQQIASENELIYLDQEKLKELYLSGMNRVFSVLDSLKLTAILISLLSLATSIFYYVKEKSRILAGLKAIGMNFLQLFFLLFYQTTFLLIAGMTSGILNSLILSPIVIFGINQNAFGWDLIFTFPVHFVANLPILILLYATIITIIPFYFVYRMKISNELNYE
- a CDS encoding NADH-quinone oxidoreductase subunit H; its protein translation is MESYIHFVYLVILFVCLPFLLTGIFRKVRAYAQGRRGPRLIQFYLEICKSFLKVPVVNNYFSSISKLAPRIVIYSSLMIWSIVLFEWAPFILIPFFLALYRFAYIGFAMEGATSFGGMASGREILLSVMVEPTFILMILAAQSHIEISETPQGILIGLLFLSLSFIAILAELAKPPFDDPRTHLELTMVHEAMILEASGRQLAFFELASSIKLSALLVFLVKLALEHSKLFKSNYLNGINQEFLILPAVVFLAILIGFWEANSVRRKWTWIPEFMGLAFIAILILGTLVKLS